The Episyrphus balteatus chromosome 3, idEpiBalt1.1, whole genome shotgun sequence genome segment caaattatttttgtttatcaagATGATGATGCGTGTAGTGCATGTGTAGGTACGTGATGCTTCATGCTATTGAGCTCTTAAGAGTTAAGACCATAAAGTTGGTCAACGTGACTTTAGTCACAGAATAGTTAGTATGCGGTTTCTTAGAATGAAGATTGAGGTGATAAAATTCATAAGGGAACACCTTTTAACCAATATTTACTCatactacatacatatttcgcaaaatgtttttatctacaacatagccgtagctaggatttcatttcggggggggttacctcagactgaaaaaattttttttttaagattcacaaaacttttttatcaactaggcgtgttttttctattactcagttgctactcatttttgattttattcgcaaaacaataataaaaattacacaagtaagtatttgtttttattgtttttcgaataaaataaaaaaatgagtagctactgagttgaagaaaaaacacgccttatatGTAACTGTAGTCGATTCTTAATTccgctaaagcaaatggtcattagaactgtgtcagagcgaaaaacttgtcaatatcctttttaagtattttttaggagagaaattcatagttaaaagtttaaaatagctctgcttaccgtagaagaatttaagaatgtaccgaatataaaatggccgaatattcggcggcatctctagtttaaattggtacaaggaGTGATAAgtagtttaatataaattgcgagcgttagcgagcaagaaaattttttttgaagaaataaatttgaaccattattaggctttatacaaaaaattatttcgcacaattttatatataaaaacattgaaaaatgaaatttttctcccactaaaattttgtagcaaaaaattgaaatattctattatatcaatttagttctaaattaaatcgggaatacttaaaattaaaaattttaaataatccaagttgtttggcatgagctaattttctaatttgaaacaatttgataaatagaaagctaaaaatataacgaaaaattttacacaggtactctctgaaataaaaggataagatgtcggaaagacttaaatagatttaacggtaatatttcaaaaacgagatgtgatcgaatatttttatcttcggattcgagttcagcaaccctttgaaaaagtatagtttagccTCGACATAAAAAACCTTGTAGATAAATACTTGTGTTATTTAAAGGtatcttaaaaaaacattttaaggtgtttacatagtgctttaggaaatgatcaaagaggtaaaaaatagttttttgaaaatcccttaccaaacgttgtaatggaccacaaaattgttgtttttccttataaaaacttcatcgacagcttcttaaacgatacgaaattggtagagacttttagggagattttcgggatcgggtcaaaattctggcttcaaaattctgcttttcaaaattctgcttttttaacgaaaattctgtttttcaaaattctgcttttcaaaattctgccagcattattcttgaacaaaaaattctgccaattctgttttttttttatagcatatgcgctgactaaagaaaaatacacctcattaatgtaattcaacattggtactttcccaaatttttttatttgagtgtcgcaaatattttttaaataaaatctataacttattggaacccatcggttgtttgatacaaaatattccttttaaaaaattttgaattattttcggaaatgtttagtattaaaaacctgttcttaattttttcaaatttatttatttgtaaaaagaaaattaatatatgtacattcaaagaataacaaattatgtaggtaagttatcaaataagcagataatttttcaagaagatgattttacagaagtctgcaaaaaattaaagaacggtttggaaaattttaaaaagcgcgcgctttttaactttttccaaatccttttttaattttttgcagaattttgaaaaacagaattatgaaaagcagaattttgaaaaacagaattttgaaaagcagaattttgaaagcagaattttgtaaagcagaattttgaaagcaggattttgactccggcagaattttgaccccaacccgagattttcagataggtaattaaattactaaaatacaaaaacaaaccatttagtactgcaaatattagacttataggtatttttttatactatatcttttgattttctgaaaaaaaaaaatttcggagggggttaaacccccaaaacccccccctaaatacggctatgatcTACAATGAAGAGTTCATTGAAGTTTTCGTATTTGCGTTCAAATTTATAGGATTTCGGTTCAATGTTCGTAAGCCATTGTTTGGATAAGTATACAATATACCATACATCTTTCAAGGCTGTGAGGCTGATACAAAAAGAGACAACACCTACTGATGGTTAGGCTAAGGTTTCAACGAAATCTGTGTATCAATTGAAAGCTCGTGTATTATTTAACCACAtaattttggtgaatttttattcataatgtGTTAAAATTTACACCAGCGCCTCTGGTACAGCAAATTGGAATCTTAATAAATGGTAGATAAATAATATCtacaattaatattaaataaatattgaaactaCCTTTTGGACAAAACCCAGAAACgcataataccgaaaaaaaaatatcaacataCAATTCCACGCCATAACAACAAGATACTTTAAATTTCAGGTACCTTAAACATTAtgtaataatcatttttattgttaatttaatataaaCGTTTATATTGTGGTGCAAACAAAACCGTTCAGTTCATTCACTTTTTAATTTAGGCCAATTAATTTTggttaataaattaaaacaaaaatacgatCTTTTAATAAATCCATAGGCAAGGCAAGGAAGTGGGGAAAAATGAAGGGGgaaagtttttttgaatttttttgtgaaagttaATAATTCATTGAATTGAATCGAAGGGAGTATAAAATTGctttattttcatacaaaaattgaaacaatttataaaatgtgccaaagtatgtatgtatacatcgagaacaatttattttttattagtaGATACTTATAAACTCGTATTTCATATCGTTTTGCAGTTTGTTAGCAAACATACCTTCCACACGTTTACGACAAAGTGCCTACTTTGATGCATTTGGCATTTATTTGTTTACTTCCTCTTTGACAGCAATTAAACACTTTTCTTTAAGGAGCCCTTAACTTTTTAGTTAATTTAATTTGACAGATGATCATTTTCAGTTACAATTCATAGTGTCCTTAAAGTTGTGTAGATGTTAGTTTCACCACCTTCGTatgttttttttaggaaatgtTAGGTGACCAGGCAAGTACCCCTTTATGTCAAGAGTTCTTTTATCAGACCCAAAAAATgaagggaacaaaaaaatctaaatttttctgtagaaaattgaatgaagtttttaaatgtatccTTGAATATCCTGTAAAGTGATTCGTTGTTAAGacattgatagtcaaagtcaaaagtatgggtTTTAGTTTGATGACTCATATtgtagtctaaaaaaaattgtaaaagtttgaaacaaaaagaatcttgaagccaaataaataacctttttaaaaataataaatcatttcatcacaaaaaattttcctacttttttattagaaaaataaaattaaaaaatcttttgaaaattttggtttttgaacagttccaacTACATATTAAGCTATTTTAccgaaagaaataaaatattttgtcattAAAACCTAAAACAAGAAGAATGTGGCTTTcacatgttttttgttttgtcatatgcgatcattttttactgagatacagcttaaatcacaaaaaaaatcacgattttttcttgttcttaaaaataacaatttttttttaaattccttatCTAATCAACTTTAagttctagtttttgaaaaaaaaaaacgaaaatacaaattttgaaaataatttgcaGTTTATTTTAACGTTAGCACAGGTATTTTACAGTTTTCTATATTCATATCCAACGATACTTTTGAAGGTACTTATttgttaatataattttttttaagcaaatcaaTAGGGCAATACTTCTTCTGTTTCATTGTTGAGAACAGAAAAATTTGATACTTCTATATTGTTTGGATGCCAATTTTCTTTCAAACGTTCCAATGTTCTGTTTATTAAAGATGAACTCTGAAAAGATTAAAATCATATTGAATATCTTATTTAATAAAACcaacttttgtaaattttaccaaataaaaaagaattgacAAAATTTCACCTGCCAGAAACAGGAAAatagataatttaaaaagtttccaaaaaataaatccaagtaTTTTGAACCAAACAGAAATGCATTTTGCTATTAGAATTTGTaacattgaaaattttgaaattttaaaatttagaaaattttgagtatattttttgtattcaattttgaagagttgcctgaaattttttgaataaacaacTCGAAAACTATTTCGAATGAGATCTACAGTAGttgaaaaacaacatttttaaattcaacttttttagaGTGACTGTCAGTAGTAATAGAGTATGTCATTATCGTATTTGCAATGGATATCTCAACCACAACTGCCTTATATGCtgtcaaaaatcattaaaatgaccatttttttaacgaaaagtgatgaaatttggaacactaaaagaaagaaaattcctACTTACTTTCTAATAGATTTTGATATCTTGAATTCACATTAGGTTATTTGAATACCTACAACTTCCAAATGtgctttttaacttttaatacttCAAGGGAATATTAAAACCATTCGTGTaacttgatttttaaaatacaattactttgaaatttttttcaaaatgttttgaaCCTTCTGTTAAACATTTTACAATTCAAATGATAcgtttagtttttcaaaatttgtttggatttctctttttcattttctttgaaCTTATcaaattttacgttgttttatttCTGACCTATGAATTAATTTTGGCAATATTCTATATGGTAAATTCTAAGTCATCCTTGttgaatataatatttataactTGTTAGTTTTCAGTTCGAAAGAAACGTTTTTTCATCACCTGAGCTATCAAGAAATATATTCAAATATTATGTAGATGGAGTTGCTAGTAATAGCAGTTTTAAATCTGGAAAATATCCTTATGTAGTCGAAATACCTTCAAATGCATCATATTTAAAAGgacttaaaaaagaaagaaacccAGAGTGAattcttgaatttttgaaaatgcatcaGAATAAAACCAACTACGGCACCAAATCTTGTAATTTTAAGCATTGCTGGGTATTTAAACAATTAAGCAGatcataaaattgattttcaacaGTCGATTTTTGTGTGTTCTTATTTTTCTTACtttgattttatgtatttgGAAACTCTGTAAAAATGAGTCTGCTCTTATACCTGAGACACACTACCTACTTACTCGAGTTCAAGAAAAAAGTTGGTGCTGCGGCAGTATGAAATGCAGTAGCAAATTTTAGGACTATAATTATAGGTTTCACCAAAATCTGATATAAACGAGGTATATTCGATTTCGATATTTTATTCAAAGCAAATTTCTAAAACTGTgtttgaaaaacatttaaaatgtaTCGCACTAGATACTATTGCACCCGTATTGCGAAAGTCAACTATCAATTTATTGttgataagttttaaaaattggtattttaaaaccaaatttatAGGAAAACTGTGTCAACTTTTAAgtggaatttttcaattaataaacTCTTTGCATCATTCTCTGTTTCCAAAGCTTTTGTTAATAAAGTAATAAGATATCGACAATTATacttttatcaactatcaattgaaaGTTGGTAATCACAATAAGGTTGTGTATGTAATTTGTCTGAGTGTGAAGAAGCTAAAATTTTGTTGTGCTTTTCGTTTCGTACTCAGCTTGAGATAAGATATTTGATTCAACCATAGCCAGAAAATGGATAAATATTCACTCGTAGAgtacaaaaaagtgaaaaaatgtacAATAAAGGGCTAATATGAGAAGTCTTCACACATTTTTCCACAAAATTccttaattcaatttttgtctTGAACTGAAGCCTAGCAAGCAGATCGAGTTGAATTTTAGCTAATATTTCTTATCTCCGTTTTTCTTATCTATTTTCTATGAACCTAATTGTGtgatacaaaataatttgtggttggaaacaaaaatgtaatttttatcaCAGTTCAGCGCAAatgtttgaataaatttatctttggcttaattttttgagagatttatgaatggaagctaaaatttagtttactttttttaattagttatttgatttaaataaaacatcatataaaatttagaaatatcttaaaaataattgctAATCGTTACTAACAacttattattaaaattgtccttttttcttcatttcggAAACAAACGAAGAACCCAATTTCGATTTTGTATCTTTGCCGAACATTGGTAAACGAATCAAACAAACCCATTTGTTCTTACTTCACGAACACAGCCACTGTCACCCGGCagccatcattttttttttgacagattagaaatttgacatttctcgctgacaaaaattattttaacaaattttgttttccgaCCGATTTGCAagaagttttcttatttttaaaaattgtttataatttatttcttcTGGGTGATTGTATAAATGATCAAAAGAATAATGACTGACGTTGATGTTAAAGCTGGAATAaatctaattttgaaaaaaatcgatgaAACATACGCTAATCGATCCAAGGTAAATCTAATTCCATTTCATAACAGACGATTTGTGATAAGAAATTTCATgataacaaattatttttctcCTAGGAAATCACCTCACCAAAACCTCTTCTAGTTGCTGTGAGTAAAACAAAACCATCACAAATGATAATCGAAGCATATTCAACTGGTCAAAGGCATTTCGGTGAAAACTATGTTCAAGAATTGATCGAAAAAGGAGCAGACACAGAAATTCAATCTCAGTGTCCAGATATTCGTTGGCATTTTATTGGTCatttgcagaaaaataaaataaataaagtaaagttttattacatttatttactttcaatttaaaatgaattatttcaACAGATTGTAAATACACCAAACTTGTATATGATTGAGACAGTAGACAGCCAGAAAATTGCAGATTCATTAAACTCCGCCTTGGAAAGAATTCAAAGAGATGACAAACAACCTTTGCGAGTGTTGGTCCAAATCAATACGAGTGGAGAAGAAGGTAAAAAGCTTATCAAAGATATCAAGATTagatttgtatatataaaaagatAGTCCCACTTTGAAGATAGTAGGTACTTAGTTCGTAACAAAAAATTCATACTAAGATAAAAGCCCCAAACGTTTAACACATTTAAGAATTTCCACGCTGGAGCTGATTTATTATCATTTCCTCACAGCACAACTTTATCTTAAGATTGCATTGGAACTTATCTCAAGCGATAATATTTAACTGATGAGTTGGTTGATGGCTTTTTCCATATCCTTTTTTAAGTCTTTGAAAATATCTCCCTTTAGCTCATCAGCATTAAATGCTTTATTAGATTTCAGTCAGGTGGTTGCAGCTTGACCTGATTATTATCATCCAGATTGACTTCTTGCTGCTACTCGTTGGTTGAAATATTCATTACTCTTCATcacttaaccccttgtagccccatgtgattttttatttaatattccacaaatagaccagtgccgaagccttcaaaaacattaaaaagtaagaaaaaatcatagtaggatgaaacccattaaaaaaggaggtgaatatgatgaaaattaaaggaaaaataaattacgggcgagccgagttcggaaAGTGGTAggtttgagtttttaatggtagaaaatggtatatctcgatttccggcaaaactacaagtcctatggaaaaaagttgtatggcaattTTGGGCtatttatgaaaatttacacttaaattactcaaaaaccgtaagattttatgttacattgattaatgttatggtttttaagtaatttaaatgtaaattttcataaatagcccaaaattgtaaataatgataaaaaattttcgaattcaagatttttgcattttccgagaACATGCACTTTGgtgtactaatgtaaatttttgtttacactattagaaaagagagaacaaaatgcccaccgattttttgaaaaaagctgacattttgacacgtgaattttcgattgaaaattagggtgttttttggtattaagtaaaaaaaaaggttaaaaaataaatattttaaatcaaataaattactgtgtatttgggacataataaagtaagttttcaccaaatttcgtttttttgaaaaaaaataaaaataaaaaaccaaaaactcggttttttgaatttttcacataaattttgaggttatgtgaaaaaattgttgattcataagttgtagatctttttataacCTACAaccttgccatacaacttttttccataggacttgtagttttttcGGAAATCGAGATacatataccattttttaccaataAATACTCAAAcctaccacttcccgaactcggctcgcccgtaatttatttttcctttaattttcatcatattaacctccttttccaatgggtttcatctaactatgattttttttggtttcgaaAATTATCAACCCTGGGCTAAAAGCTATACAAACTATAATATGTTTCTTCTTTTAAA includes the following:
- the LOC129913481 gene encoding pyridoxal phosphate homeostasis protein; the encoded protein is MIKRIMTDVDVKAGINLILKKIDETYANRSKEITSPKPLLVAVSKTKPSQMIIEAYSTGQRHFGENYVQELIEKGADTEIQSQCPDIRWHFIGHLQKNKINKIVNTPNLYMIETVDSQKIADSLNSALERIQRDDKQPLRVLVQINTSGEEEKNGVPPTEAVGLYKHISENLKNLKVDGLMTIGRFGHDYSTGPNPDFIVMMECHRKVCEELNLEPSSVQVSMGMSDDFDKAIEMGSTIVRVGSSIFGYRAKKNAA